Below is a genomic region from Microbacterium esteraromaticum.
TCTTCCGGACCGATCTGCGCGAGACGCTTAGTCGAGCCGAGCGCCGGCACGATGTATTGGTTCACGTAGGTTCGATAGGTGTCCGCGGTTCGCGGCCGCTTGCGTGGCACAACGTGCACCCGGAGCCACTTCTCGAACCATGACGCCACGGTGGGAGAGGAGCCTGGGAGTGTTCCCATCTGCCGCTTCTGCTCCCGCAGGTCGCGGAGGGCGGCGTTGGCTTCGCTGCGGGTCTTGAACCGTTGCACCTTGCGGTTGCGAACTGGTGTCCCGTCGTTCTTCCACCGAATCGGTGGGAGTTCGATCGCTATAGCCCAGAGCCCGGATGCCTCTTTGTAGATGGCCCCGTCTCCACGCCGCCCCCTGCTTGCTTTGCGTGGCGTCATATCAGTCTTCTCCCATGCGCTGACCACATCTGTTGGTTGGTCACTCCGACGTGCATCGGTCTTCTGCGGATGTTCCGCTGGCGGATCATCACTGCTCCCTTCCGGCCAAGGTTGGTAGTAGCCATTTCATGTAGCCAACGTCGTGCAGGCTATGCGCCCTGTTCACTACATCTGAGACGCTACTACGCATATGCGCGTATTGCAACCCCAGATGCGATAGAGCGCCGGTTTCCGGTACCGTAGGTCGCAGGTTCGATTCCTGTCGGGGGCACACTCAGAGAAGACCGCCCGCGGGCGGTCTTCTCTCGTCTCGGGCGGATGATCGTCGGCCAGGGACGCTGCGATGAGGAGGGTCGGCGCACGCCGGTGCGGTCACTTCGCCGGCTTCGGCTTCGCTCCGTCTGCCGCGGTCACCGGTGCGGTGCCGAATCGCTCCAGGGCAGCGGCGACCTTGTCTGCGAGATACGCGTGTCCTGCGTCGGAGGGATGCTTGCGTCCCACGCCGGCGTCGATCAGCTGCAGATAGTTGGACTCGGTGATCCAGTCCTCCTGCACAGGGGAGATGTACCACCATCCGCGTGCGGCGGCGAGCCCCGCGAGGTCGCGGTCGATGCGGGCGGTGCTCGCGCCGACCGGCAGCTCGTGCGGTGCCGGCCCGAGGATGACGATCGGGATGCCGGGATACTTCGCGACCACGGCATCCCACACCGCGTTGACCGCGGCGGGATACGCGGCGGCATCGGAGCGCCGGTCGTTGATCGACCCCTGGAGGATGATCAGATCCGGATCGATCCACGTCTCCAGCTCTGCCACGCGGGTGAGGAAGTCGGGCCCGTCGACGCCAGGGCGCTGATAGCCGCTGCCGCGCACGCCGCGCACGACGGTGTCGCCGGCGATGAGCCGCGCGAGGCGGTACGCGTAGCCGTCGGTGGGGACTGTCGCGGCCGAGCCGTACGTCCACGAATCCCCGAAGACGAGAACCTCCGGGTCTTCGGGCAGGGCGAGAGCGGCGGGGGACAGGCCGCTCTCAGCGGCGGCGACCGGCGCGGTCTCGGCGGGCGGGAGCCAAGGTCGGGCGATGCTCAGGGTGACAGCGAGCGCGACCGCGACGGCGCCTCCGATCGCGAGGGCCGTGCGTCGCCGTCGGGTCGGCGGGTGCAATGGCATGAGAAGAGCGTATGCGACGTCGCCGCGAATCGGATTCCGGCGAGGTCACAGAGCGACAACGCCTGCCGTGTGACGCGGATCGCCCCACCCCGCAGGAGCGGGGAGGGGCGATCCGGATGCGGACGCTACTTGGAGGTGCCCTGCGACACCGACCCCTGCAGCTGACGCTGGAACAGGACGTAGACGATGAGCACCGGGATGATCGTGATCATCACGGCGGCGAACATCTGACCGAAGTCGAGGGCGTAGCCGGCTGACGACGCGTACGACGCCATGCCCTGCGACAGCACGTAGTTGTCGGTGTTCGTGTTCAGCGAGATGGGCAGCAGGAACTGGTTCCACAGGCCGAGGAAGTTCATGATCGCCACGGCTGCCATGCCCGGCTTGGCCATGGGCAGCATGATCTGGAAGAACGTCCGCCATTCGCTGGCGCCGTCGACATAGGCGGCCTCCTGGATCTCGTACGGCAGCGATTTGAAGAACGAGAACAGGAAGAACACCGTGAACGGCAGCGCGAACGCCACGTACGTGATGATCAGGCCGGGGAGGGTGTTCAGCAGCTGCATGCCCTGCAGGATGAAGAACAGCGGAACGATCGCGAGGAACACCGGGAAGGTGAGACCCGCGAGCATCAGGTAGTAGATCACGCGGCTGCCGGGCACCGAGAACCGGGCGAGCACATAGGCGCACATGGCTCCGAGGACCATCACCAGCACCAGCGAGACGCCCACGACGATGACCGTGTTCAGGAACATGCCGCCGAAGTTATTGTCGACCCAGGCGCTGATGTAGTTGTCGAGGTTCCAGTTCGCCGGCAGGCCGAACGGCGAGGCGAAGATCTCCTTCGTCGTCTTGAACGAGCCGATCAGGGTCCACAGCATCGGCAGGATGACGACGAGCGCCCACAGGCCCATCACGACGTGCGAGACCCCGCCGACGACCTTGTCGCCCGTGGTCGACTTCACGGTGCGCTCCGTCGGCTGCGCGCTCTTCTTGCGATTGATCGTGACCGCGGCACGGGTGTCGATGCTCATGCGCGTCCTCCTTCGTCCTTGCCGCCGATCAAGCGGAACACGCCGATGACGAGGGCGGCGAACAGCAGGGTGATGACGGCGAGCACGACGCCCATCGCCGTGGCGAGACCGAACTGGCCCTTCTCGAACGCCGTGCGGAACAGGTACTGGCTCATGACCAGCGTGCTGTTGCCAGGACCGCCCGTCGAGTTCAGGCCGGCCATGTAGACGAATGCATCGAGGGCCATGATGCCGAGGTAGATGTACGCGGTCTGCACGTTGTCGCGGATCTGAGGCAGCAGGATCGAGGTCACCGTGCGCATCCGCCCCGCGCCGTCGATGCGGGCGGCTTCGAGCGTCTCGGCCGGGATGCCCTTGATCGCGGCGATGAAGAGGATCATGTAGAACCCGACCATGCTCCAGACGATGACGAAGATCGTCGCGCCCATGGCGGTGCGCTCGTCGCCAAGCCAGGCGAAGCCGTTGGTGTCGATGCCGAACAGCCCCAGGATTCCGTTGAAGAGTCCTGTGGGTGCATAGATCATGTTCCACAGGATCGCGATGACGATGGCGGGGATGACGTACGGGAAGAACGACACCACGCGGTAGAAGCTCGAGGCCCTGAGACCGCGGACCTGGCCGTGGCTGGGGCCGCCGACGGTGATCATGCTGGCGAAGACCAGGGCGATGACGATGGTGATCAGCGGCACCACGATCGCCAGCAGGATGTTGTTGCCCATGGCCTGCATGAAGGTCGGATCCTTCAGCAGGCGCACGTAGTTGTCGAAGCCGACGAAGTCCATGTTCGGGGAGAACCCCGTCCAGTTCGTCATGGCGTAGTACAGAGCCTGCACGAAGGGCGAGATCACGAAGATCAGGAAGATCGCCACGGGCAGGCCGAGGAACACGAGCAGGAACGAGACGTAGTCGAAGGTCAGCTTGCGCCGCCCGAGGCGGGGCGACTTGCGTCGCCCCGCCTTGGGTGCGGTGACCGCGGCCGTCTGGAACCCCGGTCCACCACTGACGGTGGAATTGCTCACTTGATCTCGATCTTCGTGACCGACGAGTCCTCACGCACCTTGTCGACCAGCGCCTGCAGCTGCGAGGTCAGCTCGGCAACGGTCATCTTGCCATCGAGGAACGAGTTCCAGATGGGCAGCTGGTCGGAGTTCATGCCGTACAGGTTCGTCGACTTGATGGTGAAGACGTTCTCGCCGGCGGTGGCGAGCAGCTCGGACTGCGAGACCAGCGCGGTCGAGCCGAAGCCGTCCGCAGGCACGGTGTCCTTCACGATGGTCGGGGCGAGCTTCTCCTTGGCGAACGCCGTCGCCGACT
It encodes:
- a CDS encoding carbohydrate ABC transporter permease; translated protein: MSIDTRAAVTINRKKSAQPTERTVKSTTGDKVVGGVSHVVMGLWALVVILPMLWTLIGSFKTTKEIFASPFGLPANWNLDNYISAWVDNNFGGMFLNTVIVVGVSLVLVMVLGAMCAYVLARFSVPGSRVIYYLMLAGLTFPVFLAIVPLFFILQGMQLLNTLPGLIITYVAFALPFTVFFLFSFFKSLPYEIQEAAYVDGASEWRTFFQIMLPMAKPGMAAVAIMNFLGLWNQFLLPISLNTNTDNYVLSQGMASYASSAGYALDFGQMFAAVMITIIPVLIVYVLFQRQLQGSVSQGTSK
- a CDS encoding carbohydrate ABC transporter permease, with amino-acid sequence MSNSTVSGGPGFQTAAVTAPKAGRRKSPRLGRRKLTFDYVSFLLVFLGLPVAIFLIFVISPFVQALYYAMTNWTGFSPNMDFVGFDNYVRLLKDPTFMQAMGNNILLAIVVPLITIVIALVFASMITVGGPSHGQVRGLRASSFYRVVSFFPYVIPAIVIAILWNMIYAPTGLFNGILGLFGIDTNGFAWLGDERTAMGATIFVIVWSMVGFYMILFIAAIKGIPAETLEAARIDGAGRMRTVTSILLPQIRDNVQTAYIYLGIMALDAFVYMAGLNSTGGPGNSTLVMSQYLFRTAFEKGQFGLATAMGVVLAVITLLFAALVIGVFRLIGGKDEGGRA
- a CDS encoding SGNH/GDSL hydrolase family protein, whose amino-acid sequence is MPLHPPTRRRRTALAIGGAVAVALAVTLSIARPWLPPAETAPVAAAESGLSPAALALPEDPEVLVFGDSWTYGSAATVPTDGYAYRLARLIAGDTVVRGVRGSGYQRPGVDGPDFLTRVAELETWIDPDLIILQGSINDRRSDAAAYPAAVNAVWDAVVAKYPGIPIVILGPAPHELPVGASTARIDRDLAGLAAARGWWYISPVQEDWITESNYLQLIDAGVGRKHPSDAGHAYLADKVAAALERFGTAPVTAADGAKPKPAK